DNA from Osmerus mordax isolate fOsmMor3 chromosome 2, fOsmMor3.pri, whole genome shotgun sequence:
AACATTACTACCAtgctcatcatcctcatcatcctcatcaattAATTTAATTCTGGCGGTGTTAGTCTGCAGGCTGAggtccacttctctctcccctctctcctcgacATAACGGCCGACATGCTCCACGTTCGGCTTGACCTCATCTGGCAGGCCGTCCTGGTACTGCCCAACTGCCATGGTGGGCTGGTCATGTAACGCCACAGCCTCAGGGGCCCTGAGAACGAGGAAGCACCGTGATGCACTGATGGCAGACACATtatgatgaacacacacaggcgacACAAAGCTAAGGAAGGATATTTGGAAGGTTTGATCCTCTTTCCGGCCACACCGTCAACACCGTCATCACCAATCATACAACAGCTGAATCAGACTGAAGGTGCCACACTTGGTCCGCTGACCTCtattccaccacacacacacactcacacacagacacacacacacactcacacacagacacacacacacacacacacacacacacgaatgagTGAAAAGGTCCTAAAGTCTCACTTTTCAACATTCTCCTTCTGTTTGTTCTTCCTCTTGTAGATGCAGTAGAAGACCAGGCCCAGCACCAGGACCCCAGCCAGGACGCCCCCAACGATGCCCGCTGTGGAGCCGATATTCATAGACGCTACAGAGGACAAGGAAAAAGAGGAAGGAACCGTGTGAGTGgaggaggaaaacaaaaaaacaacaccaaTATGTCGCCGCAGAAAATGTACGAGTCCTGCCAAACATGgcccctttctcctcccacGTCTTAAAGAGGTTCTGACTGGTGGAGTACTCACGAGGCAGGACGGTTAAAGTGAAGTTGGAGCTGGCCGCCCGGATCTTATTGGTCGCCGTGCAGATGTAGAATCCAGAGGTGTCCATTGAGATAttgaagagagacagaactcCATTCTCTGGAACAGACCAATCAGGTTTAGCTGCATGCTTCCTATACAATAATACAGAATATCTGACACCACCAACACAAATCAGACATTGCATGGAATCATAAATGTAGTAAACTAGTTAAACTTTTTGTTCAGACTAAAACCCAGACAGActgaccctccctccatccctcacacacacacgcgcacacacacacacacacacacacacacacacatactctccgtTGTCCTTGGAGGGAACAGTCTGTCGATGTTCTTGACATCGTAGGTCTTCCAGGTGTACACAGGAGAGGGCGAGCCTTCCTCTGAGACGCAGGTCAGACTGATGTTATTCCAGTACTCTGCTGTGCCTTGCATCTTGACGATGGGCACAGACGGAgccactggagggaggggggagggagggaggggggaggggtggcacACAGCACAAGTCAGACACCAGTGGATACTGGGAGCCCAGTTGTCCCTGCTTGACATACAACTGCCACAGTACTCTCCTCTCAAAAGACCAAAACTAATCAGAAAATATATAGTTTAATTTGTCTATACTGCACATTGAAAATAGAGGCAGCAGACATCTTCTCAGAGAATAAACATTCAACATTTGTCCAGTAAGGGGCAGTAAAGACGAGATAACTCATTGTACCGTTCCACGGTGGAGGAGATAAGTTAAGGACAGATTCAAGACATACGATAATGAAAATAATAAGAAAAAATGGCAAATAATATACACACTTTCCAGCCTAGCCCTATGAtgactggctgtgtgctgtACCTGGTGTCACATCCATAACCATAGCACCACATTCCAATGTGTTCATTTGACAGTATTTCATGGTTGTGTCTTTTGTTTGCTAATCTTGGATCTGTGTTGTGTGCTTTGCCTACACCTTTAAAATCCCGTAGCTACGTATGTGATTGATAGACTGATTATTGATTGATCTTAATCTCCTCACCCAGGACAAGCACAGAGGTGATGGCAGCCAGCTTCCCTTCATCATCCCCGGGGATCTGGACCCTGCACTGAAACTCTCGGTTGTCCTGCAGGGTCACCCTGTTGAGAGTCAGGGCGCTCTCCTTCTTGGCCATATCCACGGTAACGGTCGCCCTACCCTCATAAGAGGGACTTACGTCCAGTGCATTATTTGAGTAGAAAGTTGCGACAGTGATCTGTAAAAATACTCAAATGTGTACATGTGCCAACTCTCAACTAACCTTCCAGCAGAAGGAAACAAGAACTGCAACAAGACAAGGCAGGCATGACATGTATAAAATCTATTTTTCTAGTCCAAAAGACATAGCATTATAAAGAATTAGCTATTTAAGCTTGTGTTTACATCGTTCAAGAGCACAGAGGCATTAGACAATTAGCCATTGATCTGATTGTGACAAAGTCTGGCTGTTTTCCCCGTTGCACTGCAGTACTGTCACTATCAATCATCAAGTTGTTCAATCATCAAGTCAATCATCATAGCAATACACATCCAAATCATAATTGTCAACACAAGATCAGATCTAGGAAATGATTGTGCCTGACCTTAGGGTCAGCAGGGTTGTCGGCCTGTGCAGTCCATGTTATGATGACCAGCTGTGTGCTGTCCAGTGGACTGGCAGGCTGGAATGTGCATGTGAGGGTGACATCATCGCCCCTGGCGACCTCATACTCGGCCTTAGGGAATGAAACCTGAAGGCCAGAGGTACTGGACAACACTGAAACAGAGGGAGGTTCCGTAGGGATGGGTAAGTATGTCAGTTAATCGTTAATGTTGAAGTACTACAGTAAGCACATATTGTCTCACAGAAAGTAAGCAAGGGCtcgctcatgttttatttaagCACCAAATGTCATTGTAAATTGACATTTAAGTATTCCACCAGTCTCTTTGATATTATATTGTTGATTTATATTCATATCCACTGGTATTACTGGAAGACATGATGTATACTGTAGAATTGTACAATTCTCTGACAGTACATATTGTAGGCTACATGCATTTAATTTCAAAGATTAGTAAAAGTAGTTGTAAACTAGGCCTACACAAACATATTTGAACAAACAAATACCTGTCTTTCACTGTCAACTCTCTCAACTCAACGGGCATCCAATTAACTAACATGCAACCGAGCATTGGAAGCCAACTGGAGTTTTTTGGGGaaataatatacatatatataaaaaaacattttttgatTCTAACTGTTATTTATACAGGTTTTTCTTATTTATATTTTGATCTTAAAAGAGATAAATCTATTTTTCAAGAGACCTGATCACCCTCACCACCCCAGAAGGGTGTAAGCT
Protein-coding regions in this window:
- the LOC136965371 gene encoding cell surface A33 antigen-like; the encoded protein is MKKGKLTVRIFFILTVLSSTSGLQVSFPKAEYEVARGDDVTLTCTFQPASPLDSTQLVIITWTAQADNPADPKITVATFYSNNALDVSPSYEGRATVTVDMAKKESALTLNRVTLQDNREFQCRVQIPGDDEGKLAAITSVLVLVAPSVPIVKMQGTAEYWNNISLTCVSEEGSPSPVYTWKTYDVKNIDRLFPPRTTEKNGVLSLFNISMDTSGFYICTATNKIRAASSNFTLTVLPPSMNIGSTAGIVGGVLAGVLVLGLVFYCIYKRKNKQKENVEKAPEAVALHDQPTMAVGQYQDGLPDEVKPNVEHVGRYVEERGEREVDLSLQTNTARIKLIDEDDEDDEHGSNVGRKDEHRRDLYGGSRDRLDDQRERHSGSRDRLDDRKGGSRDRLDQSDRYSESRGYSGSRDRLDDNRRNGSRDRLDDQSDRYSESRGRSGSRDHLDNGRRYGGSRDRLDDQSDRYSESRGHGGSRDRLDDAGRRYGGSRDRLGDARAV